The following proteins come from a genomic window of Dreissena polymorpha isolate Duluth1 chromosome 1, UMN_Dpol_1.0, whole genome shotgun sequence:
- the LOC127834649 gene encoding uncharacterized protein LOC127834649 — MNTSLQPHITDDYLHTGLRESTNMIPASSYVLGRICESETSVQAHSAMAEEQYNSATSETKYKDSEELINSTNEITTNTSAEKLFDYVENEDIFEAETDYTGAKQEQNYESGATNYTDFVFWENDTQGEKNKSSGIKEYVFVLK, encoded by the exons ATGAACACATCTCTCCAG ccACACATAACAGATGATTATCTGCACACTGGTTTGCGAGAATCCACCAACATGATCCCAGCGTCATCGTATGTATTGGGCCGGATATGTGAGAGCGAAACTTCAGTTCAGGCACATTCTGCAATGGCCGAAGAACAATACAATTCCGCTACATCGGAGACAAAGTACAAGGATTCTGAAGAACTGATAAATTCCACTAACGAAATTACAACTAATACAAGCGCCGAAAAACTGTTTGATTACGTTGAAAATGAGGACATCTTTGAAGCGGAGACAGATTACACCGGCGCCAAACAGGAGCAAAATTATGAAAGTGGCGCAACAAATTACACAGACTTTGTATTTTGGGAGAATGACACTCAAGGGGAGAAAAACAAATCATCCGGAATCAAGGAGTACGTTTTCGTATTAAAATAG